In Carya illinoinensis cultivar Pawnee chromosome 10, C.illinoinensisPawnee_v1, whole genome shotgun sequence, one DNA window encodes the following:
- the LOC122280025 gene encoding leucine-rich repeat receptor-like protein kinase PXC1 gives MNNPFLLPLSSALALAFFTLSVCVPNDTDVLTRFRLQADAHGQLNSNWSGGDACAASWRGVHCSSNSKRVVILSLPSLNLRGPLHSLAALDQLRLLDLHNNRLNGTVSRLTNCTNLKFIYLSGNDLSGEIPPEISSLRRLLRLDLSDNNLRGLVPKELCRLKRLITLRLQNNALSGTVPDLSVSLLNLRELNLTSNELYGRLPDGLLKKFGKDIFSGNEGLCGSSPFPACSFTGTPPASASTQTVTSNPSSLPQAPATSHAKGGSRNGLSTGVIVAIVIANCVALLVVVSFVLAYYCARNRSLSGSIAENDSGKRRRRSGSSYGGSEKKVYASNEGEDSCSDATNATDRSKLVFYDRRKQFVLEDLLRASAEMLGKGSLGTVYRAVLDDGCIMAVKRLKDANPCERKEFEQYMDVIGKLKHPNIVKFRAYYYAKEEKLLVYDYLSNGSLHSLLHGNRGPGRIPLDWTTRISLVLGAARGLAKIHEDYSVSKIPHGNVKSSNVLLDKNGVACISDFGLSLLINPVHAIARLGGYRAPEQAEIKRLSQKADVYSFGVLLLEVLTGRAPSQYPSPSRPRADEDQEQAVDLPKWVRSVVKEEWTAEVFDQELLRYKNIEEELLSMLHVGLACVVPQPEKRPTMAEVAKMIEVIRVEQSPLGEDYDESRNSLSPSLATTEDGLA, from the exons ATGAATAATCCTTTTCTCTTACCCTTAAGCTCAGCCTTAGCCTTAGCCTTTTTCACCCTCTCTGTCTGTGTCCCGAACGACACAGACGTACTCACCCGTTTTCGCCTCCAGGCTGATGCCCACGGCCAGCTCAACTCCAACTGGAGCGGCGGTGATGCCTGCGCCGCTTCGTGGCGCGGTGTCCACTGCTCCTCAAACAGCAAACGCGTCGTCATTCTCTCCCTCCCTTCCCTTAACCTCCGCGGCCCACTCCACTCTCTGGCTGCGCTCGACCAGCTCCGCCTTCTCGACCTCCATAACAACCGCCTCAACGGCACCGTATCACGCCTCACCAACTGCACCAACCTCAAGTTCATCTACCTCTCCGGCAATGACCTCTCTGGGGAAATCCCACCAGAGATATCGTCTCTCCGGCGCCTCCTCCGCCTAGACCTGTCCGACAACAACCTCCGCGGCTTGGTTCCTAAAGAGCTGTGCCGGTTGAAGCGGCTAATCACGCTTCGGTTACAGAACAATGCGCTCTCTGGGACGGTTCCTGACCTCTCCGTCTCCCTGCTGAATCTTAGGGAGCTGAACTTAACGAGCAATGAGTTGTATGGACGCTTGCCTGACGGTTTACTGAAGAAATTCGGCAAGGATATATTTTCAGGGAACGAAGGTCTGTGTGGGTCGAGCCCCTTTCCTGCTTGCTCGTTCACCGGAACTCCTCCGGCATCCGCTTCTACTCAGACCGTAACGTCAAACCCGAGCTCGTTGCCACAAGCGCCTGCAACAAGTCATGCCAAAGGAGGATCGCGAAACGGACTAAGCACCGGTGTTATAGTGGCCATTGTAATAGCAAACTGCGTGGCGTTGTTGGTGGTGGTGTCGTTCGTCCTCGCGTATTACTGTGCGAGAAACCGGAGTTTGTCTGGTTCTATAGCGGAGAACGATAGcgggaagaggaggaggaggagtggTAGTAGCTATGGTGGGAGCGAGAAGAAGGTGTATGCCAGCAATGAAGGTGAAGATAGCTGCAGCGATGCGACAAACGCCACGGACCGAAGCAAGCTTGTGTTTTACGATAGGAGGAAGCAGTTTGTGCTTGAGGATTTGCTCCGGGCATCGGCGGAGATGCTCGGGAAAGGGAGCCTGGGGACAGTGTATAGGGCGGTGCTCGATGACGGGTGCATCATGGCCGTGAAGCGACTTAAGGACGCGAACCCGTGTGAGAGGAAGGAGTTTGAGCAGTATATGGATGTGATCGGGAAGCTTAAGCATCCAAATATCGTGAAATTTAGAGCTTATTACTATGCCAAGGAGGAGAAGCTTCTTGTCTATGATTATCTTTCCAATGGGAGCTTACATTCACTTCTTCACG GGAATCGGGGTCCGGGGAGAATCCCTTTGGATTGGACTACAAGGATCAGCTTGGTTCTAGGAGCGGCTCGAGGACTAGCAAAGATTCATGAAGACTACAGCGTATCCAAAATACCTCATGGGAATGTGAAATCTTCGAATGTGCTCCTCGACAAGAACGGCGTTGCATGCATTTCCGATTTCGGGCTCTCGCTGCTTATAAATCCGGTTCATGCCATTGCAAGATTAGGAGGCTACAGGGCTCCTGAACAGGCAGAAATCAAGAGGCTGTCTCAAAAGGCAGATGTGTACAGCTTTGGGGTATTGTTGTTGGAGGTTCTTACAGGGAGAGCTCCGTCCCAGTACCCTTCACCAAGTCGGCCACGCGCGGACGAAGATCAGGAACAGGCTGTGGACCTTCCAAAATGGGTTCGATCGGTCGTGAAGGAAGAATGGACTGCTGAAGTGTTTGACCAAGAACTGTTAAGGTATAAGAACATTGAGGAAGAACTGTTGTCAATGCTCCATGTGGGGTTGGCCTGTGTAGTGCCACAGCCCGAAAAGAGGCCAACAATGGCGGAAGTGGCGAAGATGATAGAGGTCATCAGGGTGGAGCAGTCTCCTCTCGGGGAGGATTATGACGAATCCCGCAATTCACTTTCACCTTCGCTTGCCACCACTGAAGATGGACTCGCTTGA
- the LOC122279748 gene encoding probable 3-deoxy-D-manno-octulosonic acid transferase, mitochondrial isoform X2, whose product MAATKEGKVTYNIYRALTYGVSPVLDLHLRFRRLRGREHPHRWTERLGRPSLPRPVGPLLWFHAVSLGEGMSVIPIIKHCIYQRPDFNVLMTTATVSAFEVIYKQLPNGVIYQFAPLDAPTAVGAFLDHWKPNAIIIIESELWPNLIMSASKNNIVLALLNARISAKAFKYFSGSVLLPLISLMLSKFSLIVPLAIHFQLLQAPPCIINFAGDLKYVVEDFDVSEEELRSIEDLKLQLAHRQVWMASSIHRGEEEMMLGVHTVLTEMHPDMLTILVPRDPRHGREIAQELQKEGQNVALRSQHEKLVAGTTIYIVDTLGELRYLYGLTPIAVVGGSFFPGTAGHNISEAAAAGCAVLTGHHVGHFSHMVLEMQRLNPLSVLQVSGKVELEKVLKELFNDAEVLESRRMAAKQANDSLSRGVVANVWNLLNSHVFKRALC is encoded by the exons ATGGCGGCAACGAAGGAGGGGAAGGTGACGTACAACATTTACAGGGCGCTCACCTACGGTGTATCGCCGGTGCTGGACCTCCACCTCCGGTTTCGAAGGCTCCGAGGCCGCGAACACCCGCACCGCTGGACCGAGCGTCTCGGACGTCCCTCTCTTCCTCGCCCCGTGGGCCCTCTCCTCTGGTTCCATGCCGTATCTCTCG GGGAAGGAATGAGCGTGATTCCAATAATCAAACATTGCATATATCAAAGACCCGATTTTAACGTTTTGATGACAACAGCAACTGTGTCTGCTTT CGAAGTAATATATAAACAGCTTCCAAATGGTGTCATATATCAA TTTGCGCCGCTTGATGCTCCGACTGCGGTCGGTGCTTTCCTTGACCATTGGAAGCCAAATGCAATCATCATTATAGAGAGTGAATTATGGCCTAATCTTATTATGTCTGCTTCGAAAAACAAT ATAGTGCTGGCACTGTTAAATGCTCGAATTTCTGCAAAAGCCTTCAAGTATTTTTCAGGATCGGTGCTTCTTCCACTGATTTCGTTGATGCTTTCAAAGTTTTCTTTGATTGTCCCATTG GCTATCCACTTTCAACTACTACAAGCCCCTCCTTGTATCATCAACTTTGCTGGTGACTTGAAATATG TGGTGGAAGATTTTGACGTTTCTGAGGAAGAGTTGAGAAGTATAGAAGATCTGAAGTTACAGCTTGCCCACAGGCAGGTTTGGATGGCTTCTTCTATACATAGGGGCGAAGAAGAAA TGATGCTAGGAGTTCATACAGTGCTTACAGAAATGCATCCAGATATGCTCACTATACTTGTACCTCGGGATCCACGACATGGACGAGAAATTGCTCAA GAATTGCAGAAAGAAGGTCAAAACGTAGCACTGAGGTCTCAACATGAAAAGCTGGTGGCAGgaacaactatatatattgtCGACACATTAG GTGAGTTGAGATACTTGTATGGATTAACTCCAATTGCTGTAGTTGGAGGTTCATTCTTCCCAGGTACAGCTGGCCATAACATATCAGAAGCTGCTGCAGCTGGCTGTGCTGTTTTGACTG GTCATCATGTTGGGCATTTCTCACACATGGTTCTTGAAATGCAACGATTAAATCCTTTGTCTGTTCTTCAG GTTTCTGGAAAAGTAGAGCTTGAGAAAGTGCTCAAGGAGCTATTCAATGATGCTGAAGTTCTGGAATCACGTCGCATGGCTGCAAAACAAGCAAACGATTCTCTTTCCAGGGGCGTCGTTGCCAATGTCTGGAACCTACTGAATTCGCATGTTTTCAAACGGGCTCTCTGTTAG
- the LOC122279748 gene encoding probable 3-deoxy-D-manno-octulosonic acid transferase, mitochondrial isoform X3, with protein sequence MAATKEGKVTYNIYRALTYGVSPVLDLHLRFRRLRGREHPHRWTERLGRPSLPRPVGPLLWFHAVSLGEGMSVIPIIKHCIYQRPDFNVLMTTATVSAFEVIYKQLPNGVIYQIVLALLNARISAKAFKYFSGSVLLPLISLMLSKFSLIVPLSTVQAIHFQLLQAPPCIINFAGDLKYVVEDFDVSEEELRSIEDLKLQLAHRQVWMASSIHRGEEEMMLGVHTVLTEMHPDMLTILVPRDPRHGREIAQELQKEGQNVALRSQHEKLVAGTTIYIVDTLGELRYLYGLTPIAVVGGSFFPGTAGHNISEAAAAGCAVLTGHHVGHFSHMVLEMQRLNPLSVLQVSGKVELEKVLKELFNDAEVLESRRMAAKQANDSLSRGVVANVWNLLNSHVFKRALC encoded by the exons ATGGCGGCAACGAAGGAGGGGAAGGTGACGTACAACATTTACAGGGCGCTCACCTACGGTGTATCGCCGGTGCTGGACCTCCACCTCCGGTTTCGAAGGCTCCGAGGCCGCGAACACCCGCACCGCTGGACCGAGCGTCTCGGACGTCCCTCTCTTCCTCGCCCCGTGGGCCCTCTCCTCTGGTTCCATGCCGTATCTCTCG GGGAAGGAATGAGCGTGATTCCAATAATCAAACATTGCATATATCAAAGACCCGATTTTAACGTTTTGATGACAACAGCAACTGTGTCTGCTTT CGAAGTAATATATAAACAGCTTCCAAATGGTGTCATATATCAA ATAGTGCTGGCACTGTTAAATGCTCGAATTTCTGCAAAAGCCTTCAAGTATTTTTCAGGATCGGTGCTTCTTCCACTGATTTCGTTGATGCTTTCAAAGTTTTCTTTGATTGTCCCATTG AGCACCGTGCAGGCTATCCACTTTCAACTACTACAAGCCCCTCCTTGTATCATCAACTTTGCTGGTGACTTGAAATATG TGGTGGAAGATTTTGACGTTTCTGAGGAAGAGTTGAGAAGTATAGAAGATCTGAAGTTACAGCTTGCCCACAGGCAGGTTTGGATGGCTTCTTCTATACATAGGGGCGAAGAAGAAA TGATGCTAGGAGTTCATACAGTGCTTACAGAAATGCATCCAGATATGCTCACTATACTTGTACCTCGGGATCCACGACATGGACGAGAAATTGCTCAA GAATTGCAGAAAGAAGGTCAAAACGTAGCACTGAGGTCTCAACATGAAAAGCTGGTGGCAGgaacaactatatatattgtCGACACATTAG GTGAGTTGAGATACTTGTATGGATTAACTCCAATTGCTGTAGTTGGAGGTTCATTCTTCCCAGGTACAGCTGGCCATAACATATCAGAAGCTGCTGCAGCTGGCTGTGCTGTTTTGACTG GTCATCATGTTGGGCATTTCTCACACATGGTTCTTGAAATGCAACGATTAAATCCTTTGTCTGTTCTTCAG GTTTCTGGAAAAGTAGAGCTTGAGAAAGTGCTCAAGGAGCTATTCAATGATGCTGAAGTTCTGGAATCACGTCGCATGGCTGCAAAACAAGCAAACGATTCTCTTTCCAGGGGCGTCGTTGCCAATGTCTGGAACCTACTGAATTCGCATGTTTTCAAACGGGCTCTCTGTTAG
- the LOC122279748 gene encoding probable 3-deoxy-D-manno-octulosonic acid transferase, mitochondrial isoform X1 has product MAATKEGKVTYNIYRALTYGVSPVLDLHLRFRRLRGREHPHRWTERLGRPSLPRPVGPLLWFHAVSLGEGMSVIPIIKHCIYQRPDFNVLMTTATVSAFEVIYKQLPNGVIYQFAPLDAPTAVGAFLDHWKPNAIIIIESELWPNLIMSASKNNIVLALLNARISAKAFKYFSGSVLLPLISLMLSKFSLIVPLSTVQAIHFQLLQAPPCIINFAGDLKYVVEDFDVSEEELRSIEDLKLQLAHRQVWMASSIHRGEEEMMLGVHTVLTEMHPDMLTILVPRDPRHGREIAQELQKEGQNVALRSQHEKLVAGTTIYIVDTLGELRYLYGLTPIAVVGGSFFPGTAGHNISEAAAAGCAVLTGHHVGHFSHMVLEMQRLNPLSVLQVSGKVELEKVLKELFNDAEVLESRRMAAKQANDSLSRGVVANVWNLLNSHVFKRALC; this is encoded by the exons ATGGCGGCAACGAAGGAGGGGAAGGTGACGTACAACATTTACAGGGCGCTCACCTACGGTGTATCGCCGGTGCTGGACCTCCACCTCCGGTTTCGAAGGCTCCGAGGCCGCGAACACCCGCACCGCTGGACCGAGCGTCTCGGACGTCCCTCTCTTCCTCGCCCCGTGGGCCCTCTCCTCTGGTTCCATGCCGTATCTCTCG GGGAAGGAATGAGCGTGATTCCAATAATCAAACATTGCATATATCAAAGACCCGATTTTAACGTTTTGATGACAACAGCAACTGTGTCTGCTTT CGAAGTAATATATAAACAGCTTCCAAATGGTGTCATATATCAA TTTGCGCCGCTTGATGCTCCGACTGCGGTCGGTGCTTTCCTTGACCATTGGAAGCCAAATGCAATCATCATTATAGAGAGTGAATTATGGCCTAATCTTATTATGTCTGCTTCGAAAAACAAT ATAGTGCTGGCACTGTTAAATGCTCGAATTTCTGCAAAAGCCTTCAAGTATTTTTCAGGATCGGTGCTTCTTCCACTGATTTCGTTGATGCTTTCAAAGTTTTCTTTGATTGTCCCATTG AGCACCGTGCAGGCTATCCACTTTCAACTACTACAAGCCCCTCCTTGTATCATCAACTTTGCTGGTGACTTGAAATATG TGGTGGAAGATTTTGACGTTTCTGAGGAAGAGTTGAGAAGTATAGAAGATCTGAAGTTACAGCTTGCCCACAGGCAGGTTTGGATGGCTTCTTCTATACATAGGGGCGAAGAAGAAA TGATGCTAGGAGTTCATACAGTGCTTACAGAAATGCATCCAGATATGCTCACTATACTTGTACCTCGGGATCCACGACATGGACGAGAAATTGCTCAA GAATTGCAGAAAGAAGGTCAAAACGTAGCACTGAGGTCTCAACATGAAAAGCTGGTGGCAGgaacaactatatatattgtCGACACATTAG GTGAGTTGAGATACTTGTATGGATTAACTCCAATTGCTGTAGTTGGAGGTTCATTCTTCCCAGGTACAGCTGGCCATAACATATCAGAAGCTGCTGCAGCTGGCTGTGCTGTTTTGACTG GTCATCATGTTGGGCATTTCTCACACATGGTTCTTGAAATGCAACGATTAAATCCTTTGTCTGTTCTTCAG GTTTCTGGAAAAGTAGAGCTTGAGAAAGTGCTCAAGGAGCTATTCAATGATGCTGAAGTTCTGGAATCACGTCGCATGGCTGCAAAACAAGCAAACGATTCTCTTTCCAGGGGCGTCGTTGCCAATGTCTGGAACCTACTGAATTCGCATGTTTTCAAACGGGCTCTCTGTTAG